In Alteromonas macleodii, the sequence GCTTGCCGCCATTTTTGGTTGAAAACGGTGGGGTAAACTCAGGGTTTATGATTGCGCAGGTGACCTGTGCTGCACTTGCTAGTGAAAATAAAACCTTGGCGCACCCAGCATCCATCGATTCTTTGCCTACGTCTGCTAACCAAGAAGACCATGTGTCTATGGCTACATTTGCGGCAAGGCGATTAAGAGACATTTTTGACAACGTAGCGGGCATTTTAGCCATTGAATGGTTAGCGGCCTGCCAAGGTTTAGATTTTAGAAAACCCTTAACAACGAGTGAAAAGCTGCAGGAATTAATGCAGTTACTAAGAAAGCAGGTGCCTTTTTACGACAAGGACCGCTATTTCGCGCCAGACATAGAAAAAGCCAAGCAACTTATAAAACATTATGCGCTTATGGATAAAATACAGCTTAACCTGCTGGGCTAAAATGATCACAGACGCGGTAATTCGAGTAGGTACATAAAAGGTTATAATTAGCATAGAGGCGATAAAGGTATGAAAACAAGCGGACGTTGGATGAAGCGTAAAAAACACCGTGCTTTTTCAAATAAGATTTCAATAAAAAGCACCGCTTTCAAAGGTTCTGTACTTGGGCTACTCACTGCTTCGCTTTTTACATTAGCAGGCTGTAGTGATAGCGAAGTTGGCGATGTGTCGCTTGGGCTGTTTACCACAAAAGATATCAAAATTGATGCGCTTCAAGACCCTGTTGTCACTGGCGTTACCTGTCATATTTCAAGTATTGAAGCGAATTTGGATTTGTCTGACCCATCAGACAGCTCTATTGCGTGCAGACAAACCGGCCCAATCACAGCAGAGATGCTAGAGGCTATTGATAAGTCAGATTCTGGTGAAGTGATATTTAAA encodes:
- a CDS encoding CreA family protein codes for the protein MKTSGRWMKRKKHRAFSNKISIKSTAFKGSVLGLLTASLFTLAGCSDSEVGDVSLGLFTTKDIKIDALQDPVVTGVTCHISSIEANLDLSDPSDSSIACRQTGPITAEMLEAIDKSDSGEVIFKKSKSVFFKNMKLRRIYDADSKTLIYLSYSTKETSGSYKHSLSTVPLWETLAFKKST